The proteins below are encoded in one region of Megalops cyprinoides isolate fMegCyp1 chromosome 14, fMegCyp1.pri, whole genome shotgun sequence:
- the LOC118788810 gene encoding septin-10-like, with amino-acid sequence MASSDVARQLQDKNARPLSLSGHVGFDSLPDQLVNKSTSQGFCFNILCIGETGIGKSTLMDTLFNTNFENFESSHFEPKVKLRAQTYDLQESNVRLKLTIVNTVGFGDQMNKQESYQHVVDYIDTQFESYLQEELKIKRSLHNYHDSRIHACLYFIAPSGHSLKSLDLVTMKKLDSKVNIIPVIAKADTISKSELHKFKIKIMSELVSNGVQIYQFPTDDETVAKINTAMNGHLPFAVVGSTEEVKIGNKMVKARQYPWGVVQVENENHCDFVKLREMLICVNMEDLREQTHTRHYELYRRCKLEEMGFKDTDPESKPVSLQQTYEAKRQEFLGELQKREEEMRQMFVQRVKEKETELKEAERELQNRFEQLKRLHHEEKTKLDEKRKMLEDEINTFSKKKAATELLQAQSFNTNANIKKDKDRKNSGFM; translated from the exons ATGGCGTCGTCTGATGTTGCTCGGCAGTTG CAGGACAAAAATGCACGTCCCCTGTCCTTGTCGGGTCATGTTGGCTTTGACAGCTTGCCTGACCAACTGGTCAACAAATCAACAAGCCAGGGTTTCTGTTTCAACATTCTCTGCATTG GTGAAACGGGCATTGGGAAGTCCACTCTCATGGACACGCTGTTCAACACAAACTTTGAGAACTTTGAGTCGTCCCACTTTGAGCCCAAGGTGAAGCTGCGGGCCCAGACGTATGACCTGCAGGAAAGCAACGTTAGGCTCAAGCTAACCATCGTCAACACTGTGGGCTTTGGCGACCAGATGAACAAGCAGGAGAG CTACCAACATGTGGTGGACTACATAGACACCCAGTTTGAGTCCTACCTGCAGGAGGAACTGAAGATCAAGCGCTCCTTGCATAACTACCATGACTCCCGAATCCACGCCTGCCTCTACTTCATTGCCCCTTCCGGACACTCGCTCAAATCTCTGGATTTGGTCACCATGAAGAAACTGGACAGTAAG gtCAACATTATTCCCGTCATCGCCAAGGCAGACACCATCTCCAAGAGCGAGCTCCATAAGTTCAAGATAAAAATAATGAGTGAGCTGGTCAGCAACGGGGTTCAGATCTACCAGTTCCCTACTGATGACGAGACAGTGGCCAAGATAAACACCGCCATGAAT GGTCACCTCCCCTTCGCTGTGGTGGGAAGCACAGAGGAAGTGAAGATTGGGAACAAAATGGTGAAAGCGCGGCAGTACCCCTGGGGTGTGGTGCAAG TGGAGAACGAGAACCACTGCGACTTCGTGAAGCTGAGGGAGATGCTGATCTGCGTGAACATGGAGGACCTGCGTGAGCAGACGCACACGCGGCATTACGAGTTGTACCGCCGCTGCAAGCTGGAGGAGATGGGCTTCAAGGACACGGACCCCGAGAGCAAGCCAGTCAG ccTGCAGCAGACGTATGAGGCAAAGCGGCAGGAGTTCCTGGGGGAGCTgcagaagagggaggaggagatgaggcagatgtttgtccagagggtgaaagagaaggagacGGAGCTGAAggaagcagaaagagag TTACAGAACAGATTTGAGCAGCTGAAGAGGCTGCACCACGAAGAGAAGACCAAGCTGGATGAGAAGAGGAAGATGCTGGAGGACGAGATCAACACTTTCAGCAAGAAGAAGGCTGCCACGGAGCTGCTCCAGGCCCAGTCCTTCAACACTAATGCCAACATCAAAAAGGACAAGGATCGCAAAAA CTCTGGGTTCATGTGA